In Sphingobacterium thalpophilum, a genomic segment contains:
- a CDS encoding SusC/RagA family TonB-linked outer membrane protein, translated as MKYKKLRIALCLGLSWIATAEGMAKESLNPTIRQHKNIFPERSTFVGPDSIGTDSTTLVQVAFRKVQKKDLMGNVQSINVPQLLDKSYNTYSLENLDAFIPGYNGNIWGMGGYLVLVDGFPRDANNVMPTEIDQVSVLKGANAIALYGSRAAKGVISITTKRGKSGGQQIKIRANSGINAAMSYPQYLGSAEYMTLYNEARQNDGLSPLYSTETIYQHAAGTNPYRYPNVDYYSSDYIKDHYNRYDATAEISGGNQRAQYYTNFGFWSEGSLLNFGQAKRNGGANRFNMRGNIDVKVNDLISLNVDAAASFYISKGVNADYWGAAATVRPHRFSPLIPIDMIEEGDVNSMVYVNNSNFLIDGKYLLGGSQLDQTNAFANVYAGGTNRYLNRQFQFNTGLNFDLKNILEGLVFKTNLAVDYQSNYNQSYNNNYAVYQASWNNYDGKDLISSLTKYGDDRISGIQNISGSTYRQTIGLNGSLNFNRTYGNDHHVSAILLANAFQIAASGSYHKTSNANLGLQLGYNYSSKYYVDFSSAYSHSAKLPQGNRRALSPTLALAWRLSKENFLVDSKVVNELRLSASAGILNTDLDISDYYLYQGYYTYNDAAWYSWRDGDLVHTFDRRRGDNPNMKFPKRKEFNINLEGGLYNNLITFNTSYFVNRMSGGLVQAATQYPMYFMTYWPVYSDLPYVNFNDDERRGVDFGINLNKQINKTFVSLGFNGMYYTTKAVKRDELYEFAYQNRAGKPLDAIWGLQHDGFYNSQSEIDQAAFSTFGEVKPGDIKYKDQNGDGTIDTRDEVYLGKGGWAGAPLTLGCNLTVKWNNFTLFAAATGQFGAKAMKNSSYFWLDAEDKYSVVVRDRWTESTKETATYPRLTTFNSDNNFRSSDFWLYKTDRINLSKVQLSYDFPKRLFNAKFIHELGIYATGSNLLTIAKEKETMQLNIGQAPQMRFFNIGLKALF; from the coding sequence ATGAAGTACAAAAAATTAAGAATAGCACTATGTCTTGGATTAAGTTGGATAGCTACCGCTGAAGGAATGGCGAAAGAATCACTTAATCCAACCATTAGACAACATAAAAATATTTTTCCGGAGCGCTCGACATTTGTTGGTCCGGACAGTATTGGCACCGATAGTACGACACTTGTACAGGTCGCTTTCCGAAAAGTTCAGAAGAAGGACCTCATGGGCAATGTACAATCCATCAATGTTCCACAATTGCTCGACAAGAGTTACAACACCTACAGTCTGGAAAATCTAGATGCCTTTATTCCGGGATACAACGGTAATATTTGGGGTATGGGTGGTTATTTGGTATTAGTGGACGGATTTCCGCGTGATGCCAATAACGTTATGCCAACAGAAATCGATCAGGTCAGTGTATTGAAAGGCGCCAATGCCATCGCTCTTTATGGTAGCCGAGCAGCCAAAGGCGTTATTAGCATCACGACAAAACGCGGAAAATCCGGAGGTCAACAGATAAAAATTAGAGCCAATAGCGGTATCAATGCGGCTATGAGCTATCCACAATATCTTGGCTCCGCAGAATATATGACATTGTATAACGAAGCTCGACAAAATGATGGATTATCACCACTCTATAGTACCGAAACAATCTACCAACATGCAGCCGGAACAAATCCTTATCGTTATCCCAACGTGGACTACTATTCATCGGACTATATCAAAGATCACTATAATCGCTACGATGCCACCGCCGAAATCTCAGGCGGAAATCAACGTGCACAATATTATACCAACTTTGGATTTTGGTCTGAAGGGTCCCTCCTCAATTTTGGACAGGCGAAAAGAAATGGTGGCGCCAATAGATTCAATATGCGCGGTAACATCGATGTGAAAGTCAATGATCTGATCTCCCTGAACGTCGATGCGGCAGCCAGTTTTTATATTTCCAAAGGGGTAAATGCGGACTACTGGGGTGCAGCAGCAACCGTGCGGCCACATCGCTTCTCTCCACTCATTCCTATTGATATGATCGAAGAAGGTGACGTCAACTCGATGGTGTATGTCAACAACAGCAATTTTCTCATCGATGGCAAATATCTCCTTGGGGGAAGTCAGCTGGATCAAACCAATGCCTTTGCAAACGTTTATGCCGGCGGCACAAACCGCTATCTAAATCGGCAGTTTCAATTTAATACGGGTTTGAATTTTGACTTGAAAAATATCCTGGAAGGATTGGTTTTCAAAACCAACCTGGCTGTGGATTATCAGTCAAATTATAACCAATCCTATAACAACAATTATGCTGTTTATCAGGCATCGTGGAACAACTATGATGGAAAAGACCTTATCAGTAGCCTCACAAAATATGGTGACGACCGTATTTCAGGCATCCAAAATATCAGTGGCAGTACCTATCGGCAGACCATCGGTCTCAATGGGTCCCTAAACTTTAACCGTACCTACGGTAATGACCACCATGTATCGGCAATCCTATTGGCCAATGCGTTCCAGATCGCTGCCTCTGGCAGCTACCACAAAACCAGCAATGCCAACCTAGGGCTGCAGTTGGGCTACAATTATTCAAGCAAATATTATGTTGACTTTAGCAGTGCTTACAGTCATTCCGCCAAATTACCACAAGGGAATAGAAGAGCCCTATCTCCTACTTTAGCGCTCGCCTGGCGTCTATCTAAAGAAAATTTTTTGGTCGACAGCAAAGTCGTCAATGAGTTAAGATTATCCGCGTCGGCCGGTATATTAAACACGGATCTGGATATTAGCGACTATTACCTCTATCAGGGCTATTATACCTATAACGACGCAGCATGGTATAGCTGGCGCGACGGTGACCTCGTCCATACCTTTGACAGACGCAGGGGTGACAACCCCAACATGAAATTCCCGAAACGCAAGGAATTTAATATCAACCTCGAAGGTGGGCTCTACAACAACCTGATCACCTTTAATACGTCCTACTTTGTTAATCGGATGAGCGGCGGGTTGGTACAGGCGGCAACACAGTACCCAATGTATTTTATGACTTACTGGCCGGTTTATTCAGACCTTCCCTATGTCAATTTTAACGACGACGAACGCCGGGGTGTCGACTTTGGCATCAACCTGAACAAACAGATCAACAAAACCTTCGTATCACTGGGTTTCAACGGGATGTACTATACGACCAAGGCGGTAAAAAGGGACGAACTCTATGAATTTGCTTACCAAAACAGAGCCGGAAAACCACTAGACGCCATCTGGGGCTTACAGCATGATGGTTTTTATAACAGTCAAAGTGAAATTGACCAAGCTGCCTTTTCAACATTTGGAGAAGTCAAGCCTGGGGATATCAAGTATAAAGATCAGAATGGTGATGGTACCATCGATACCCGCGACGAAGTATACTTAGGCAAAGGCGGATGGGCCGGTGCCCCACTGACATTAGGTTGCAACCTGACAGTCAAATGGAATAATTTCACATTATTTGCCGCGGCAACGGGACAGTTCGGAGCCAAAGCGATGAAAAACAGTTCTTACTTTTGGTTAGATGCGGAAGATAAATATTCAGTGGTCGTACGTGACCGCTGGACAGAGTCGACCAAGGAGACCGCAACTTATCCGCGCCTTACCACCTTTAACAGTGACAACAACTTTCGAAGCTCAGACTTTTGGCTTTACAAGACCGATCGCATCAACCTATCCAAAGTGCAGCTGTCTTACGATTTCCCAAAGCGTCTATTCAATGCTAAGTTTATACACGAACTGGGGATTTATGCCACGGGATCCAACCTACTGACCATTGCCAAAGAAAAGGAAACGATGCAATTGAATATTGGACAAGCACCACAAATGCGTTTTTTCAACATCGGACTGAAGGCACTATTTTAA
- a CDS encoding RagB/SusD family nutrient uptake outer membrane protein, translating into MKKYFKVIFISTVIWSSTSLLSCKKYLDKEEQSNVSSKEAFKNFINFQGYTEELYSCVVNFSNNYWTNSWNWGEDEMTSTAGNYHFVHKIDNGNFWGWQRESDGWGSGWMDQDDFTTINGDVFANRAFRDLWSAAWFGLRKVSLGLENIDKLTEATSEEKNLIKGQLLFFRGWFHHRLMEYFGGMPYINYVLPSDEKLRLPRLSYHACADLAAADFREAANLLPIDWDNTTAGKRTLGKNQLRINKIMALAYLGKNYLWAGSPLMNFQSTGNKTYHTDYCKKAAQAFGELLSLVESGQTNYALVPMANIHLNFYTTGQNWAMPGSTEAIFRGPYIDAWVSNYGTSKQYIPLVVSDGDALKFIPTANYVDYYGMKNGLPIKDITQSDAESGYNAEYPWKDRDPRFYKDIIFDGTKVVQGNTQDEKNRYANLYSNGSYRDIQSGSQTGYVLRKFVPITANKYDQAYNYGSNLHIYVPYMRLSDVYLMYAESAMMASNSATGKADNYGKTAVDAINIVRDRAGVGHVDAKFLGSANALLPELRRERAVELAFEGHRFNDLRRWLLLTESPYTLKKSVVFDRAGTFNTVDPSQNRVVNMKENVLLERKFTSKHYWLPLKVRDVNMYPEFYQNPGW; encoded by the coding sequence ATGAAAAAGTATTTCAAGGTAATCTTTATATCTACTGTGATCTGGTCTTCAACATCCCTACTCTCGTGTAAAAAATACCTGGATAAAGAAGAACAGTCCAATGTGTCCTCCAAAGAAGCATTTAAAAACTTTATTAACTTTCAGGGCTATACAGAAGAGCTATACAGCTGTGTTGTCAACTTCAGCAACAACTACTGGACCAACTCGTGGAACTGGGGTGAAGATGAAATGACCTCAACGGCTGGCAATTACCATTTCGTTCACAAAATCGACAACGGTAATTTTTGGGGTTGGCAAAGAGAATCCGACGGCTGGGGCTCCGGCTGGATGGATCAGGATGATTTTACCACCATCAATGGGGATGTATTTGCCAACCGTGCCTTCCGCGATTTATGGAGCGCGGCCTGGTTTGGCCTGCGAAAAGTCAGTCTCGGACTAGAGAATATCGACAAATTAACCGAAGCCACCTCCGAAGAAAAGAACCTGATCAAGGGGCAATTGTTATTTTTCCGAGGTTGGTTTCACCACCGATTGATGGAATATTTTGGCGGGATGCCGTACATCAATTATGTACTTCCAAGTGACGAAAAGCTGCGGTTGCCAAGATTGAGCTACCATGCCTGTGCGGATCTTGCTGCGGCCGATTTTAGAGAAGCGGCCAATCTATTGCCGATCGACTGGGACAATACCACTGCCGGAAAACGTACCCTGGGGAAGAATCAATTGCGCATCAACAAAATCATGGCCCTTGCTTATCTTGGCAAAAATTATCTTTGGGCGGGAAGCCCTTTGATGAATTTTCAGTCTACCGGGAATAAAACCTATCATACTGACTATTGTAAAAAAGCAGCTCAGGCCTTTGGCGAACTACTTTCTCTTGTCGAAAGCGGACAGACAAATTACGCCCTTGTTCCTATGGCCAATATCCACTTGAATTTTTACACAACAGGCCAAAATTGGGCCATGCCCGGGAGTACAGAAGCTATATTTAGAGGGCCCTACATTGACGCATGGGTATCGAATTATGGTACCAGTAAACAGTACATTCCGCTGGTCGTCTCCGACGGAGATGCATTGAAGTTTATTCCAACAGCCAATTATGTCGACTACTATGGTATGAAAAACGGTTTACCGATCAAAGACATTACCCAGTCTGACGCAGAATCAGGTTACAATGCCGAATACCCTTGGAAAGATCGCGACCCACGCTTTTATAAGGACATCATTTTCGATGGAACAAAAGTCGTCCAGGGAAATACACAGGACGAAAAAAATCGATACGCTAACCTTTACAGTAATGGAAGCTATCGAGATATCCAGTCTGGCAGCCAGACAGGCTACGTGTTACGTAAATTTGTCCCTATAACAGCCAACAAATATGATCAAGCCTATAATTATGGATCCAATCTTCATATTTACGTGCCCTATATGCGTTTATCTGATGTCTATCTGATGTACGCCGAATCCGCCATGATGGCTTCCAACTCAGCTACAGGCAAAGCCGACAATTACGGTAAAACAGCAGTTGATGCGATCAATATCGTTCGGGATCGGGCTGGCGTGGGTCATGTAGATGCCAAATTTCTAGGTTCGGCGAACGCATTGTTGCCTGAATTACGGCGGGAACGAGCTGTGGAGCTCGCTTTTGAAGGTCATCGTTTTAATGATCTGCGACGCTGGTTGCTGTTGACCGAATCACCTTACACCTTAAAAAAATCGGTTGTTTTTGATCGGGCAGGAACCTTCAACACCGTAGATCCATCCCAAAACCGCGTCGTAAACATGAAAGAAAATGTGCTTTTGGAACGGAAGTTTACAAGCAAGCATTACTGGTTGCCCCTAAAGGTCAGAGATGTCAACATGTATCCCGAGTTCTATCAGAACCCAGGCTGGTAA
- a CDS encoding SusC/RagA family TonB-linked outer membrane protein yields the protein MMITCTITRVRHWKKLWGIAKPFTLLLFLLYVGQTTLYAQAKRQIRGIVVDSNHKKVSGASIRVKGTSLATATDDNGAFTIQVPADNNLLTISKLGYSQIEVDIHNKNTVEVQLSDKSIEIEETIVVGYGRQKKETVVGAIAQTSGKILERAGGVSSVGAALTGNVPGVITTASTGMPGEEDPRIVIRGRSTWNNTDPLVMVDGVERPLSAVDISSIETVSVLKDASATAVYGVRGANGVILITTKRGKEGQMLIRGTVNNIVKTVSQLPGKMDSYDALMLRNKVIEYELGISPSSWANYLPQDVINKYRFPADQTERERYVNTDWAKELFKSHAFSQNSSVNIAGGTPFVKYFANADFLYEGDMFRQFENARGYKAGYGFNRLNVRSNLDFQLTPTTKFSTNLAGSRGVKKSPWGGGNDYSYWIAAYTVAPDVIYPRYSDGTWGYYALNTQAGINSARVLALSGTEYITTSRITTDFTLEQDLKFLTKGLNVRGTISLDNTFVEGGRGINDANNSTQSKWIDPNTGLPTYQIAFDGTNRFDFVEGINWTTGAGQVRDWSTYRRLFYQLQLNYATTIAKNHNITAMGLFNRNQTGTGSMIPSYREDWVFRTTYNYKNKYMLEYNGAYTGSEKFGPDNRFAFFNSGGIGWLVTEEEFMRPISFLNMLKLRASYGDIGDDSGGRQFLYLTQWAYGGTAGMGVEGRYSYSDGNTSPYIWYKESALGNPNIRWEKVNKFNIGLDFGLFNSQITGKVDFFRDRRTDVLISGANRAIPSYFGMEAPTANLGKVQNKGFEVELKFNRQLNTDWRIWADINFTHAKDKVINADAPELLPEYQKPDNKQVSQTYSYVSSGYYNTWDELYSSTAHESNDLAKLPGNYHILDYNGDGIIDAKDNIPYAFPSVPQNTYNYTIGFDWKNFSVMTQWYAVNNVTRQVVFNSFSGQLNLAYDEGSYWSKDNVNADVPLPRWLSQSSTYTPGSRYMFDGSYIRLKTAEIAYNFNRESSVIKRLGLQNLRIFLNGNNLVFWSKMPDDRESNYAGTGWASQGAYPTVKRFNLGANITF from the coding sequence ATGATGATTACATGTACAATCACACGAGTAAGGCATTGGAAAAAGCTATGGGGTATAGCTAAGCCATTCACTTTACTGCTGTTCCTGCTTTATGTTGGACAGACAACACTCTATGCTCAGGCCAAAAGGCAGATAAGGGGCATTGTCGTCGATAGTAACCATAAAAAAGTGAGCGGTGCGTCCATCAGGGTAAAAGGCACCTCGCTAGCCACGGCTACCGATGACAATGGAGCTTTCACGATCCAAGTCCCTGCAGATAATAATTTGTTGACTATCTCCAAGCTAGGATATAGCCAAATCGAAGTGGATATCCACAATAAGAACACGGTAGAAGTACAACTAAGCGATAAGTCTATCGAAATCGAGGAAACCATTGTCGTCGGTTATGGTCGTCAGAAAAAAGAAACTGTCGTTGGCGCCATTGCGCAAACTTCGGGTAAAATCCTTGAGCGCGCAGGTGGTGTTTCTAGTGTAGGCGCCGCATTGACCGGTAACGTCCCCGGAGTGATTACTACTGCAAGTACAGGTATGCCCGGCGAGGAAGATCCCCGTATTGTGATTCGGGGGCGTAGCACCTGGAACAATACCGATCCTTTAGTCATGGTGGACGGCGTAGAGAGGCCACTATCTGCCGTTGATATCAGTTCCATCGAAACTGTTTCCGTCCTCAAAGATGCCTCGGCAACTGCTGTCTATGGTGTTAGAGGGGCCAATGGCGTTATTTTAATCACCACCAAGCGGGGTAAAGAAGGGCAAATGCTGATACGCGGTACCGTCAACAACATTGTAAAAACGGTTTCCCAACTTCCGGGAAAAATGGATTCGTACGATGCTTTGATGCTACGCAACAAGGTTATCGAATATGAGTTAGGGATTTCTCCTTCCAGTTGGGCCAACTATCTTCCACAAGACGTCATCAATAAATACCGTTTTCCCGCTGACCAGACGGAACGCGAACGTTACGTGAATACCGACTGGGCAAAGGAATTATTTAAAAGCCACGCTTTTTCACAAAATAGCAGCGTCAATATTGCTGGTGGCACACCCTTTGTCAAATATTTTGCCAATGCGGACTTTCTTTACGAAGGCGATATGTTCCGCCAGTTCGAAAATGCTCGCGGTTATAAAGCTGGCTACGGTTTTAACCGTCTAAATGTACGGTCCAATTTAGACTTCCAGCTTACTCCCACAACTAAATTTTCAACCAACCTGGCAGGGTCTCGCGGTGTCAAAAAAAGTCCATGGGGCGGCGGCAACGATTATTCCTATTGGATCGCTGCCTATACGGTAGCTCCAGATGTTATTTATCCACGCTATTCAGACGGTACCTGGGGTTACTATGCCTTAAACACACAAGCCGGGATAAACTCTGCCCGTGTGCTGGCACTCAGCGGAACCGAATACATCACCACCAGTCGTATTACAACAGATTTTACGCTCGAACAAGATCTTAAGTTTTTAACGAAGGGGCTTAACGTTCGTGGGACAATCTCACTGGACAACACGTTTGTCGAGGGCGGCCGCGGTATCAATGATGCCAACAACAGTACACAAAGTAAATGGATCGATCCCAATACGGGATTGCCAACCTATCAGATCGCTTTCGATGGTACAAATAGATTTGACTTCGTCGAGGGCATAAACTGGACAACCGGTGCCGGACAGGTTAGAGACTGGTCTACCTATCGAAGATTATTTTATCAATTGCAGTTAAACTACGCAACGACCATCGCTAAGAATCACAACATCACTGCCATGGGGTTATTCAACCGCAATCAGACCGGAACAGGGAGTATGATTCCCTCCTATCGCGAAGACTGGGTATTCCGCACCACCTACAACTACAAAAATAAATATATGCTCGAGTACAATGGAGCCTATACGGGATCAGAAAAATTCGGTCCTGACAATAGATTTGCCTTTTTCAATTCCGGTGGGATAGGCTGGCTAGTTACTGAAGAAGAGTTTATGAGGCCTATCTCGTTTCTCAATATGCTCAAGTTACGTGCGTCCTATGGTGACATCGGTGACGATAGTGGCGGCCGTCAATTTCTGTACCTAACCCAATGGGCATATGGGGGCACCGCTGGCATGGGGGTTGAAGGCCGCTACTCCTACTCCGACGGCAATACCAGTCCTTATATCTGGTATAAGGAAAGTGCGCTTGGCAATCCAAATATCCGCTGGGAAAAAGTTAACAAATTCAATATCGGCCTCGACTTCGGTCTGTTCAATAGCCAGATAACCGGTAAAGTCGACTTTTTTAGAGACCGGCGGACAGATGTTCTGATTAGCGGCGCCAACCGAGCCATTCCTTCCTACTTTGGGATGGAGGCACCTACAGCCAACCTAGGTAAGGTACAGAATAAAGGGTTTGAAGTAGAACTGAAATTTAACAGACAGCTCAATACTGACTGGAGAATATGGGCTGATATCAATTTTACCCATGCCAAGGATAAAGTCATCAATGCCGATGCCCCCGAGTTGCTGCCCGAATATCAGAAACCGGATAACAAACAAGTTAGTCAAACCTATTCTTATGTTAGCTCCGGATATTACAATACTTGGGACGAACTTTATTCGAGTACCGCGCACGAAAGCAATGACCTAGCGAAACTACCCGGCAATTATCATATACTGGATTATAACGGGGATGGTATTATCGATGCTAAGGATAATATTCCCTACGCCTTTCCTTCGGTACCACAGAACACTTATAATTATACCATTGGATTTGATTGGAAGAATTTCAGTGTCATGACCCAGTGGTATGCCGTAAATAATGTCACCCGGCAAGTTGTTTTCAACAGCTTCTCGGGCCAGCTTAACCTTGCTTATGACGAAGGTTCCTATTGGTCAAAGGACAATGTCAATGCAGACGTACCACTACCACGCTGGTTATCACAGTCGAGTACTTATACACCCGGTAGCCGGTATATGTTTGATGGTTCCTACATTCGATTGAAAACAGCTGAAATTGCCTACAATTTTAATCGGGAATCCAGCGTAATCAAACGACTTGGGCTTCAAAACCTTCGCATTTTTCTAAATGGCAACAACTTAGTTTTCTGGTCCAAAATGCCAGACGACCGTGAATCCAATTATGCCGGTACGGGCTGGGCATCGCAGGGCGCCTACCCTACCGTAAAGCGGTTTAATCTAGGTGCAAACATTACATTTTAA